A single genomic interval of Blastocatellia bacterium harbors:
- the serC gene encoding 3-phosphoserine/phosphohydroxythreonine transaminase, with product MEKRVYNFAAGPAMLPQPVLEEAQRDLLALPGVGISVLEISHRSTWFDDMLQAAEANLRRLLNIPEHYKILFLQGGASLQFSMVAINFLRGTGLSADYIVTGSWGERALREAEREGAVRLAWHGQDDHYTRVPQPAELDLNPRAAYVHFTSNETIQGVQFPSEPEVGDLPLICDSSSDFLSRPIAIERYALVYAGAQKNAGPAGLTIVIIREDMLDRVPDDLHAMLDYRLLAKHKSVYNTPTVFAIYIHKLVTQWLLDEIGGLEKMAARNRQKAQQLYEVIDSSDGFYRGHAHPSSRSLMNVTWRMADQQLEKEFLQQAQARGLVELKGHRSVGGLRASIYNAMPLEGVQALRQFMIEFQRQHQR from the coding sequence ATGGAAAAGCGTGTCTACAATTTTGCCGCTGGTCCGGCGATGTTGCCGCAGCCGGTGTTGGAAGAAGCTCAACGGGACCTGCTCGCGCTGCCCGGCGTCGGCATATCGGTTCTGGAAATCAGTCATCGCTCCACATGGTTCGATGACATGCTGCAAGCTGCCGAAGCAAATCTGCGTCGGCTGCTCAACATTCCTGAGCACTATAAGATTTTGTTTCTGCAAGGCGGAGCCAGCCTCCAATTCTCGATGGTGGCGATCAACTTTCTACGTGGAACCGGTCTGTCAGCCGATTACATCGTGACCGGTTCATGGGGCGAACGCGCGCTGCGCGAAGCTGAACGGGAAGGCGCAGTGCGTCTAGCCTGGCACGGCCAAGACGATCACTACACGCGCGTACCGCAGCCGGCTGAGCTTGATCTGAACCCGCGCGCGGCCTATGTCCACTTCACGTCGAATGAAACGATCCAGGGCGTTCAGTTTCCTTCAGAGCCAGAGGTCGGCGATCTCCCGTTGATCTGTGATAGCTCATCTGATTTTCTCTCGCGGCCTATTGCGATTGAGCGGTATGCGCTCGTATATGCCGGCGCACAGAAAAACGCTGGCCCAGCCGGCTTGACTATCGTCATCATCCGCGAGGATATGCTGGATCGCGTGCCGGACGACCTCCACGCAATGCTCGATTATCGTCTGCTTGCCAAGCATAAATCGGTGTATAATACCCCAACCGTTTTTGCTATTTACATTCACAAGTTGGTGACGCAATGGCTGCTCGATGAAATCGGTGGGTTGGAGAAGATGGCTGCGCGCAATCGGCAAAAGGCACAGCAGCTTTACGAGGTGATTGACAGCAGCGATGGGTTCTATCGCGGGCATGCGCATCCCAGCAGTCGTTCACTGATGAACGTGACCTGGCGCATGGCCGATCAGCAACTGGAAAAGGAATTCCTGCAACAAGCTCAGGCGCGCGGTCTGGTTGAATTGAAGGGGCATCGTTCCGTTGGCGGCCTTCGCGCTTCGATCTACAACGCGATGCCGCTGGAAGGTGTACAGGCGCTTCGTCAGTTCATGATTGAGTTTCAGCGCCAGCATCAACGCTGA
- the zupT gene encoding zinc transporter ZupT: MTDVWIALGLTAFAGMSTAIGSAIAFTAERTNYRLLSVATGFSAGVMLYVSFVEIFHKGVDVLSAAYGAYWGQWIHLASFFGGLLLIGIVDNLIPAAENPHEVHAHDETAPLHSASAPLPDFDTIAQHPTEYSLSGLHDHRRHRRKLMRMGVFAATAIAIHNFPEGLATFVTALQDPNVGVAIAVAVALHNIPEGISVAVPIFYATGNRARAFVYSCLSGLAEPLGAIVAYVMLRLLTGGETGAIPSEVVGVLFGGVAGIMVYISLDQLLPTSRAYGRGHDSLLGLMAGMGVMAISLLLMS, translated from the coding sequence ATGACTGACGTATGGATTGCACTGGGCCTGACGGCGTTTGCCGGCATGAGCACCGCCATCGGCAGTGCCATCGCATTCACCGCCGAGCGCACGAATTACCGCCTCCTCTCGGTGGCCACAGGCTTCTCAGCAGGCGTCATGCTCTACGTATCGTTCGTGGAGATCTTCCATAAGGGCGTTGATGTGCTGAGCGCAGCCTATGGCGCATACTGGGGACAGTGGATTCATCTGGCTTCGTTTTTCGGCGGTCTCCTGCTGATTGGTATCGTGGACAATCTGATTCCAGCCGCTGAGAATCCGCATGAGGTCCACGCCCACGATGAGACCGCCCCACTGCATAGCGCATCAGCCCCGCTGCCGGACTTCGACACGATTGCCCAGCATCCAACGGAGTATTCGCTCTCCGGCTTGCACGATCATCGTCGCCATCGCCGAAAGCTCATGCGCATGGGAGTGTTCGCAGCGACGGCAATTGCTATTCACAATTTTCCCGAAGGCTTGGCTACCTTTGTGACAGCATTGCAAGACCCAAACGTCGGCGTCGCTATCGCCGTGGCGGTTGCGCTGCACAACATTCCTGAAGGAATCAGCGTGGCGGTGCCGATCTTCTATGCCACAGGAAACCGCGCGCGGGCATTCGTGTATTCCTGTCTGAGCGGTTTAGCTGAACCGCTAGGCGCTATCGTGGCCTATGTGATGCTGCGGTTGCTAACGGGTGGTGAAACGGGAGCCATCCCGAGCGAAGTCGTAGGTGTACTGTTCGGTGGCGTGGCCGGCATCATGGTCTACATCAGTTTGGATCAACTGCTGCCGACCAGCCGCGCCTACGGCAGGGGGCACGACAGCCTGCTCGGCCTCATGGCCGGTATGGGGGTCATGGCCATCAGTCTCTTGCTGATGAGCTAG
- a CDS encoding tetratricopeptide repeat protein, with translation MGKQQHSLRQPQPSVATSIAGWRRLDTIVVVVIVAVTVAVFANTLRGPFIYDDTMQIAQNQLIQQNKHIWTALTSDVWAFKGEKEEPWSNYWRPMFVVWLMVSYRLFGVDSTVGWHAGNILLHALVATLAYGWLRWLNLAWPLAFAIVLIFVVHPVQVESVAWISGSPNMLSAAGMLGALWLVISAWQRPRPWKRGAAVLLFALGVMAKETVSLFPLLVLVTIFVLDRAPGASFASRAGRALREALPFVLVTVAFFSARYFILGQFFVHAHETEGPGNVLATLPSVLAFYIRQTIFPYWIGPSYGLRPITYAQVDLMNVGLPLALIIIMGTLLVAAADRDPVRQIGLAFFLTTFAPALNIRAFYLENIVQDRYLYLPLLGVLTVIIPAAARSLSKLIPMSAWRAQWVCLMVAMAVCVPLTLQTVRYNRLWTNEVSLWERGVQTNAHGVISWTQYGYVLRRAGRNQEAKAAFERALAIRYRPSAMISLGVIAMEEGKTVQAERYFREVIRRTPDVAAAYDQLMVCYHRQGRLEEAANVIRQGRAAIPQYKGRFTANLAVILHQAGKKEEALAELESIREYVEEEHWSDAHRALFLLGTLYEEMGRPADARAALEEYLRISSGYRDGQTLVNRRKAEQTLAKLRGS, from the coding sequence ATGGGCAAACAGCAACACTCACTCCGACAACCGCAACCATCTGTCGCTACATCCATCGCAGGGTGGCGACGGCTCGATACGATTGTCGTGGTGGTGATTGTTGCCGTGACCGTTGCTGTGTTCGCTAATACACTCAGAGGCCCGTTCATTTACGACGACACGATGCAGATTGCGCAGAACCAGCTCATTCAGCAGAACAAACACATTTGGACGGCGCTGACGTCCGACGTATGGGCGTTCAAAGGCGAGAAGGAAGAACCCTGGAGCAATTACTGGCGACCGATGTTTGTTGTGTGGCTCATGGTGAGTTATCGGCTGTTTGGGGTGGACAGCACGGTTGGCTGGCACGCAGGCAATATCCTGTTGCACGCGCTGGTGGCGACGCTGGCTTATGGCTGGCTCCGCTGGTTGAATCTGGCCTGGCCGCTGGCCTTTGCGATTGTTTTGATCTTCGTCGTGCATCCGGTGCAGGTTGAATCGGTGGCGTGGATTTCCGGCTCACCCAATATGCTGTCGGCTGCTGGTATGCTCGGCGCCTTATGGCTGGTCATCTCTGCTTGGCAGCGACCACGCCCGTGGAAACGGGGCGCAGCCGTGCTCTTGTTCGCGCTTGGAGTGATGGCCAAAGAGACGGTGAGCTTGTTTCCATTGCTCGTGCTGGTCACCATATTCGTTCTGGACCGCGCGCCGGGGGCGTCGTTCGCCTCACGCGCGGGGCGCGCTTTGCGCGAGGCACTGCCGTTTGTGCTGGTCACGGTGGCATTCTTCAGCGCTCGCTATTTCATCCTCGGACAATTCTTCGTTCATGCCCACGAGACCGAAGGCCCTGGCAACGTGCTGGCTACATTGCCATCAGTGCTGGCTTTTTATATTCGTCAAACGATTTTCCCCTACTGGATCGGTCCATCCTACGGTTTGCGCCCGATCACCTATGCGCAAGTTGATCTGATGAACGTGGGACTGCCGCTGGCGCTCATCATCATTATGGGCACACTTCTGGTGGCTGCGGCAGACCGCGATCCCGTGCGGCAAATCGGGCTGGCCTTCTTTCTAACTACATTCGCGCCGGCGTTGAACATCCGGGCATTCTATTTGGAAAATATCGTCCAAGACCGATATTTGTATCTGCCGCTGCTGGGTGTACTGACGGTCATCATCCCGGCAGCCGCCCGGTCGCTGTCGAAGCTCATTCCTATGTCGGCATGGCGAGCACAATGGGTGTGCCTGATGGTCGCTATGGCGGTATGCGTCCCGTTGACGCTGCAAACCGTGCGTTACAACCGCCTGTGGACGAACGAAGTGTCGCTATGGGAGCGGGGCGTTCAAACCAATGCCCATGGGGTGATCAGTTGGACCCAATACGGTTACGTTCTGCGCCGGGCCGGCCGCAATCAGGAGGCTAAAGCAGCGTTTGAGCGCGCGCTGGCCATTCGTTACCGGCCCAGTGCGATGATCAGTCTAGGCGTGATCGCAATGGAGGAAGGAAAAACTGTTCAAGCTGAACGCTACTTTCGGGAAGTCATCCGCCGGACACCGGACGTTGCTGCTGCCTACGATCAACTGATGGTTTGTTATCATCGTCAAGGCCGGCTTGAGGAGGCGGCCAACGTCATTCGTCAAGGCCGCGCAGCCATTCCTCAATATAAAGGACGCTTCACAGCCAATCTGGCCGTCATCCTGCACCAAGCCGGCAAAAAAGAAGAAGCGCTCGCCGAGCTGGAATCAATCCGCGAGTATGTTGAAGAAGAACATTGGTCGGATGCCCACCGGGCGCTGTTTTTGCTGGGCACACTTTATGAGGAAATGGGCCGTCCAGCAGATGCGCGCGCGGCGTTAGAAGAATACCTGCGAATCAGCAGCGGTTATCGCGACGGGCAAACACTTGTGAATCGCCGGAAGGCGGAGCAAACATTGGCCAAACTGCGAGGCTCATGA
- the dusB gene encoding tRNA dihydrouridine synthase DusB, giving the protein MSQQRTVTYLKDPAYFEALDLSAESVWWRRLPLTSFRIGSVLIPSRYLLAPMCRVTNLAYRVIAQAEGAALMSTEMLSSVALSYQTDMSFRMMEFLPGEHPVMVQISGTDAPVMLRAAQIIEEYGATILNLNCGCPVAKVVKGGSGAALLKNPQTLRHILRTLRPHVRIPLTVKMRAGWDAQSVNAVEVARLCEDEGVDAIMLHPRTRKQGYAGRADWELIARVKQAVSIPVIGNGDIFSATDAHRMLEQTGCDAVMVARGAIGNPWIFRQCVLREAQQLNLPDEIRQTLPPAQPSLLERQATLLRHFELFCAYSGEERAVIEIRNQLGGYVKGLPNAAAFRGRMPELTTRRRFLDRVREFFDEAAQRLEADTSFVSLAGESEDIAASCWG; this is encoded by the coding sequence ATGTCACAGCAACGAACGGTGACCTACCTCAAGGACCCGGCGTATTTCGAGGCGCTTGATCTGTCGGCAGAAAGCGTGTGGTGGCGCCGGCTGCCGCTTACATCATTTCGCATCGGCTCGGTGCTGATTCCCAGCCGCTATCTGCTGGCGCCGATGTGCCGCGTGACGAACCTCGCCTATCGTGTGATTGCGCAGGCTGAGGGCGCGGCGCTGATGTCAACAGAGATGCTCAGCAGCGTCGCCCTCAGTTATCAAACTGACATGAGCTTTCGCATGATGGAATTTCTGCCCGGCGAGCATCCGGTCATGGTGCAGATTAGCGGCACGGATGCGCCGGTCATGCTGCGTGCAGCTCAGATCATTGAAGAGTATGGCGCGACCATTCTCAATCTGAATTGTGGCTGCCCGGTGGCCAAAGTTGTCAAAGGCGGCAGTGGCGCGGCGCTGTTGAAGAACCCGCAGACGCTGCGTCATATTCTGAGGACTCTCCGTCCGCACGTGCGGATTCCGTTGACCGTGAAAATGCGCGCCGGCTGGGATGCCCAAAGCGTCAATGCCGTCGAGGTAGCGCGGCTCTGCGAAGACGAAGGCGTGGATGCCATCATGCTTCACCCGCGCACGCGCAAGCAAGGCTACGCAGGTCGAGCGGATTGGGAGTTGATCGCTCGCGTCAAGCAAGCTGTCAGCATTCCAGTCATCGGCAATGGCGATATTTTTTCGGCAACTGATGCGCATCGCATGCTGGAGCAAACCGGCTGCGATGCCGTCATGGTGGCGCGCGGCGCGATCGGTAATCCATGGATTTTTCGTCAATGCGTGCTGCGCGAGGCACAACAACTGAACCTCCCGGATGAGATTCGACAGACGCTGCCGCCGGCTCAACCGTCGCTTCTGGAACGGCAGGCTACGTTGCTGCGGCATTTTGAATTGTTCTGCGCTTATTCAGGCGAAGAGCGAGCAGTCATCGAAATTCGTAATCAGCTTGGCGGTTACGTCAAAGGGTTGCCCAACGCCGCTGCGTTTCGCGGGCGGATGCCTGAACTGACCACACGCCGACGATTTCTGGACCGTGTCCGCGAGTTTTTTGATGAAGCTGCTCAGCGGTTAGAAGCTGACACCAGTTTCGTGAGCCTTGCTGGCGAATCGGAGGACATCGCCGCCTCGTGCTGGGGCTAA
- a CDS encoding FAD-dependent oxidoreductase — MALKHLPASIRDEARAWNFQLGIPGFRYADLNRVRRIEALDRVFLSELGRIDPALAEDFMRYRDSGGKDRTRLEESDLLMRVAPYVGDFIARLFHIEDEYRALCERVRADQIVFKWKRQFLDRRLLKEPPTPEALSEMDPVELEFAYREVADALISDAALFADPERELAVVYMTLHQTIEQATDAETRATAQANLAKVEQWIQALAFHPALAGRRKQMASFHLPHKTDFNELVARIHPRPDLPEFFMGPPETRRYRDGFDLTDPRYTRRENLREAHYCLTCHLRGKDSCSIGLLNKDGSVQRNPLGIELVGCPLDEKISEMIALFRDGHLIGALAVIMIDNPLLAGTGHRICNDCMKSCIFQKQDPVNIPQIETGILTEVLHLPYGFEIVSLLTRWNPLNARRPYPLRYNGKNVLVVGMGPAGYTLAHHLLNEGFGVVGIDGLKIEPLAVHLRGSKRRVPRPIRDVREIMGPLSTRPTVGFGGVAEYGITVRWDKNFLDINYIILMRRKKFRLLDGVRFGGTITIEDAWELGFDHIAIAAGAGRPTIVPMKNNLARGVRMASDFLMGLQGQGAYRKNSLTNFQVELPAVVIGGGLTAIDTATELQAYYVTQVEKTLERFERLKQLIGEDAIWAKLDEEEQRTVRTWLMHGRMVQAERAAAAAANRPPDFARLVRSWGGVTIVYRRRLQDSPAYRLNHEEIIKSLEEGIGFVECMNPVGCLLDEYNHVRAVQFTRMKFVDGQLKDTGEIVEFPARAVMVAAGTNPNIVYEKEHPGTFVIDEKNKCFAMHRVVRAADGSRHVERVGPGEVGFFTSYERDGRFITFYGDAHPVFAGSVVKAMASAYHGYREIAKLFEEEVAAQDLEEQPERENAWVRFAEVLEDGFRAHVVDAIRLADRIVEVIVRAPMAARHFRPGQFYRLQNYESTAEVVEGIRLTMEGLALTGAWTDPERGLISLIVLEMGGSSRLCAILEPGEEVVLMGPTGTATEIPNGETVLLAGGGLGNAVLFSIAAAMKQRGNRVIYFAGYKRRADLFKRRAIEDACDIVVWSVDEGEPIPPHRPQDRTTVGNIVQAMDRYARGELGPQPIRLQEVDRLICIGSDRMMNAVREARHTVLRDVLHERVAIGSINSPMQCMMKEVCSQCLQRHVDPQTGRETLVFSCFNQDQPLDHVDFRFLSERLRQNSAAEKLTSLWLDHLFEQREVQMV; from the coding sequence ATGGCACTGAAACATTTGCCTGCGAGTATTCGAGATGAAGCGCGGGCGTGGAATTTTCAACTGGGTATACCGGGATTCCGCTACGCCGACTTAAATCGCGTCCGGCGCATTGAAGCGTTGGATCGTGTCTTTCTCAGCGAATTGGGACGAATTGATCCGGCGCTGGCGGAAGACTTCATGCGGTATCGCGATTCAGGCGGCAAAGATCGTACACGGCTTGAGGAATCCGACCTGTTGATGCGAGTAGCTCCCTATGTCGGCGATTTCATTGCTCGCCTGTTTCACATTGAGGATGAATATCGCGCGCTGTGCGAACGGGTGCGAGCCGATCAGATTGTGTTCAAGTGGAAACGCCAGTTTCTCGACCGTCGTTTGCTGAAGGAGCCGCCGACGCCAGAGGCGTTATCTGAGATGGACCCGGTCGAATTGGAATTTGCCTACCGCGAGGTGGCCGATGCGTTGATCTCGGATGCTGCGTTGTTTGCCGATCCGGAGCGTGAGCTGGCTGTGGTCTATATGACGCTCCACCAGACGATTGAGCAAGCCACTGATGCGGAGACGCGAGCCACGGCGCAAGCCAATCTGGCCAAGGTGGAACAATGGATTCAAGCCTTGGCATTTCATCCGGCGCTGGCCGGGCGGCGAAAGCAGATGGCCAGTTTTCACCTACCACACAAAACGGACTTCAATGAATTGGTTGCACGCATTCATCCACGGCCTGATCTGCCGGAGTTTTTCATGGGACCGCCGGAGACACGGCGCTATCGTGATGGCTTTGATTTGACAGATCCGCGGTACACGCGGCGAGAAAATTTGCGCGAAGCGCACTATTGTTTGACGTGCCATCTGCGCGGCAAAGATTCGTGCAGCATCGGGCTGTTGAACAAAGATGGCTCCGTGCAACGCAACCCGCTGGGCATCGAGCTGGTCGGCTGTCCGCTGGACGAGAAAATCTCCGAGATGATCGCGCTCTTCCGCGACGGACACCTGATTGGAGCCTTGGCCGTCATCATGATTGACAATCCGCTGCTGGCCGGCACAGGTCATCGCATTTGTAATGACTGCATGAAATCGTGCATCTTTCAAAAGCAGGACCCTGTCAACATCCCGCAGATTGAAACGGGCATCCTCACCGAGGTGCTGCACCTGCCCTATGGATTTGAGATCGTCTCCCTGTTGACTCGATGGAATCCCTTGAACGCGCGCCGACCCTATCCGCTGCGCTACAACGGCAAAAACGTTCTGGTTGTTGGCATGGGGCCGGCCGGTTACACACTGGCCCACCATTTGCTCAACGAGGGGTTCGGCGTTGTTGGCATTGATGGCCTCAAGATCGAGCCGTTGGCTGTGCACCTGCGCGGGTCCAAGCGGCGCGTCCCGCGCCCGATTCGCGACGTGCGTGAAATCATGGGGCCGCTTTCGACGCGCCCCACAGTCGGATTCGGCGGTGTGGCTGAGTATGGCATCACGGTCCGCTGGGACAAGAATTTTCTCGACATCAATTACATCATCCTGATGCGACGCAAGAAGTTTCGACTGCTGGACGGTGTGCGATTCGGTGGCACGATCACGATTGAGGACGCATGGGAGCTGGGCTTTGATCACATCGCTATCGCCGCCGGCGCCGGACGACCGACCATCGTGCCGATGAAGAATAATCTGGCTCGCGGCGTGCGCATGGCCTCCGATTTTCTCATGGGTTTGCAAGGGCAGGGCGCCTATCGGAAAAATTCGCTGACCAACTTTCAGGTCGAGCTGCCGGCGGTGGTCATCGGCGGCGGTCTGACGGCGATTGATACGGCCACCGAACTGCAAGCCTACTACGTGACCCAGGTGGAGAAAACGCTGGAACGATTTGAGCGACTCAAGCAATTGATCGGTGAAGACGCCATCTGGGCTAAGCTCGACGAGGAGGAACAGCGAACCGTGCGCACCTGGTTAATGCATGGCCGCATGGTGCAGGCCGAACGAGCCGCCGCCGCTGCCGCAAATCGTCCGCCTGATTTTGCCCGGTTGGTGCGCTCCTGGGGCGGCGTCACCATTGTCTACCGAAGGCGCCTGCAAGACTCACCCGCCTATCGCCTCAACCATGAAGAGATCATCAAGTCGCTCGAGGAAGGCATTGGCTTTGTCGAGTGTATGAATCCGGTGGGATGCCTGCTGGATGAATACAACCATGTGCGAGCTGTTCAATTCACGCGCATGAAATTCGTAGATGGTCAGTTGAAAGATACCGGCGAGATTGTCGAATTTCCGGCCCGCGCCGTGATGGTGGCGGCCGGTACGAATCCCAACATTGTTTATGAGAAAGAGCATCCGGGTACATTCGTGATTGACGAGAAAAATAAGTGTTTCGCCATGCACCGTGTTGTGCGGGCGGCTGATGGTTCGCGTCACGTTGAGCGCGTGGGACCGGGGGAGGTCGGCTTCTTCACTTCGTATGAGCGCGATGGACGATTCATCACGTTTTACGGCGATGCACACCCGGTTTTTGCCGGCAGTGTCGTCAAAGCGATGGCGTCGGCTTATCACGGCTATCGGGAGATCGCCAAGCTGTTTGAAGAGGAAGTCGCAGCGCAGGACCTTGAGGAACAGCCCGAACGGGAAAATGCCTGGGTGCGCTTTGCTGAGGTGCTAGAAGATGGATTCCGCGCGCACGTGGTGGATGCCATTCGCTTGGCGGATCGCATTGTTGAAGTCATTGTGCGCGCGCCGATGGCAGCGCGGCATTTTCGTCCGGGTCAGTTCTATCGTCTGCAAAATTACGAGAGCACAGCCGAAGTGGTCGAAGGTATTCGCCTGACGATGGAGGGACTGGCGTTGACTGGCGCGTGGACAGACCCTGAGCGTGGATTGATTTCGCTCATCGTGTTAGAGATGGGTGGGTCGTCGCGCTTGTGCGCCATTCTTGAGCCTGGCGAAGAAGTCGTGCTGATGGGGCCGACCGGCACGGCGACGGAAATTCCTAATGGCGAAACCGTGCTGCTGGCCGGCGGCGGATTGGGGAATGCGGTGCTGTTTTCGATTGCCGCGGCGATGAAGCAGCGCGGTAACCGCGTCATCTACTTCGCCGGTTATAAGCGCCGCGCTGACCTGTTCAAGCGCCGGGCGATTGAAGATGCTTGCGACATCGTCGTCTGGAGCGTGGATGAAGGCGAGCCGATCCCGCCTCACCGACCGCAAGACCGAACCACTGTCGGCAATATCGTCCAGGCAATGGATCGGTATGCGCGCGGCGAGTTGGGACCCCAGCCCATCCGCTTGCAGGAGGTGGATCGGCTCATCTGCATCGGGTCTGATCGCATGATGAACGCTGTGCGCGAAGCCCGTCATACGGTGCTGCGCGACGTGTTGCACGAACGAGTAGCCATCGGTTCGATTAACTCGCCGATGCAATGCATGATGAAGGAAGTCTGCTCGCAATGTCTGCAACGACACGTAGACCCGCAAACCGGTCGTGAGACACTGGTGTTCAGTTGCTTCAATCAGGATCAGCCGCTTGACCATGTTGACTTCCGGTTCCTCAGCGAGCGATTGCGGCAGAACTCAGCAGCCGAGAAACTGACCTCGTTGTGGCTGGATCACCTGTTTGAGCAACGCGAAGTGCAGATGGTTTGA
- a CDS encoding 2-hydroxyacid dehydrogenase produces the protein MRVAVFSTKSYDRLFLETANERHHHELVFFDARLSQATAALAKGFPAVCIFVNDQLDAVTLTALAQGGTHLVALRCAGFNNVDLRAAQANHIRVVRVPAYSPHAVAEHTVALLLALNRKVHRAYNRVREGNFALDGLLGFDLYGLTVGIIGTGKIGFEVAKIMNGFGCSLLGYDLTPHPDSERIGLRYVELDELLTLADIITLHCPLTPQTYHMIDAKAIEKMKAGVVLLNTSRGALIDTTAVIEGLKSGKIGYLGLDVYEEEEELFFEDLSNVVLQDDVFARLLTFPNVLITGHQAFFTRNALESIAQTTLANITDIEQHGYCANQLTL, from the coding sequence ATGCGCGTCGCCGTATTCAGCACCAAGAGCTACGATCGCTTATTTTTGGAAACGGCCAATGAGCGACACCACCACGAGCTGGTCTTCTTTGACGCTCGGCTGAGTCAGGCAACAGCCGCGTTGGCCAAAGGCTTTCCAGCAGTGTGCATCTTTGTCAACGATCAACTGGACGCCGTCACACTGACGGCATTGGCGCAAGGCGGCACTCATCTGGTCGCTCTGCGCTGTGCCGGGTTCAATAATGTTGATCTGCGAGCGGCACAAGCCAATCACATCCGCGTTGTGCGGGTTCCGGCGTATTCGCCTCACGCCGTCGCTGAGCATACGGTCGCGCTGCTGCTCGCCCTCAACCGCAAAGTGCATCGGGCCTACAATCGGGTGCGCGAAGGCAATTTCGCGCTCGATGGCTTGCTCGGTTTTGACCTGTATGGTTTGACGGTGGGCATCATCGGAACGGGCAAAATTGGATTCGAGGTAGCCAAGATTATGAACGGCTTTGGCTGCTCGTTACTGGGTTACGACCTGACGCCTCACCCGGACAGTGAGCGGATTGGGCTGCGCTATGTCGAACTGGACGAGCTGCTGACATTGGCAGACATCATCACGCTGCATTGTCCGCTGACACCGCAGACGTACCACATGATTGACGCCAAGGCGATAGAGAAGATGAAGGCGGGCGTTGTCTTGCTCAATACAAGCCGCGGAGCGTTGATTGACACAACGGCTGTGATCGAAGGCCTCAAGTCAGGCAAAATTGGTTACCTCGGCCTGGATGTCTACGAGGAGGAGGAAGAACTGTTTTTCGAGGATTTGTCTAATGTTGTGCTCCAAGACGACGTGTTCGCGCGGCTCCTAACGTTTCCCAATGTGTTGATCACCGGGCATCAAGCTTTTTTCACCCGCAATGCGTTAGAAAGCATCGCTCAGACAACGCTGGCCAACATTACCGACATTGAGCAGCATGGTTACTGCGCAAATCAACTCACCCTCTGA
- a CDS encoding CBS domain-containing protein, whose protein sequence is MSVEAELKQSKIRSLNLAPPVSVSVGTSLGQVIDVMKTQRAACVLVCEQDRVRGIFTERDLLTKVINTASDLAAPIDDFMTAAPRTLSLDDPLSDAVMLMHEGGYRHIPLVDGYGRVKGLLDVRHIIEFLAEQFPTEVLNLPPRVHQHLNTPEGA, encoded by the coding sequence GTGTCTGTTGAAGCCGAGTTAAAACAGTCCAAGATTCGTTCTCTCAATTTGGCGCCGCCGGTCTCTGTTTCGGTTGGAACAAGCCTTGGCCAGGTTATTGACGTGATGAAAACGCAGCGGGCGGCCTGCGTTCTCGTCTGCGAGCAGGACCGCGTCAGAGGCATCTTCACCGAGCGGGACTTGCTCACCAAAGTCATCAACACGGCGAGCGATCTGGCAGCGCCGATTGACGATTTCATGACGGCTGCGCCGCGTACACTCAGTCTGGATGATCCGTTGAGCGACGCGGTCATGCTGATGCATGAAGGCGGTTATCGTCATATCCCGTTGGTGGATGGCTATGGACGTGTGAAAGGGCTATTGGATGTTCGTCACATCATAGAGTTTCTTGCCGAGCAATTTCCTACCGAGGTGCTCAATCTTCCGCCGCGGGTGCACCAACACCTGAACACGCCTGAGGGGGCTTAG